The following proteins are encoded in a genomic region of Thermococcus pacificus:
- a CDS encoding glycosyltransferase, which translates to MKVSVIIPTYNERENLEELFERINSALRDYDYEIIVVDDDSPDRTWEFAQKLSERYPLKVIRRTDEKGLSSAVIRGFKEAEGDVFVVMDADLQHPPEKIPELVEAIESGADIAIASRYVPGGAVKNWYWYRKLISKGAIMIGRLALPKIRDVKDPVSGFFALKREVVEGTELNPIGFKILMEILIKGRYNKVVEVPFTFGLRKAGESKLSGKTMVSYLKHVYRLMRWEGELDRIIKFTLVGLSGVLVNEGFLWAFVNFLGWDKILANIPATELAILNNFTWNDLWTFKDLKRKPLLRRLLNFHIAALTGAVVQWVIYAGLVYIGLHYLISNLVGIVVSFTVRFLVNRHVTWG; encoded by the coding sequence GTGAAGGTCTCGGTTATAATCCCGACCTACAACGAGAGGGAGAACCTCGAGGAGCTCTTTGAGAGAATAAACAGCGCTCTGCGGGATTACGACTATGAAATCATTGTTGTTGATGATGATTCCCCTGATAGAACCTGGGAGTTCGCCCAAAAGCTCTCGGAAAGGTACCCCCTGAAGGTTATCAGACGGACAGATGAGAAGGGCCTCTCCTCCGCTGTAATAAGGGGCTTCAAGGAAGCTGAAGGAGACGTCTTTGTCGTGATGGACGCTGATTTGCAGCATCCGCCGGAGAAGATACCCGAGCTTGTGGAGGCCATAGAAAGCGGAGCCGACATAGCAATCGCCAGCAGGTACGTCCCCGGTGGGGCTGTCAAGAACTGGTACTGGTACAGGAAGCTCATCTCCAAGGGTGCGATAATGATAGGCCGCCTCGCCCTTCCGAAGATAAGGGATGTGAAGGACCCAGTGAGCGGCTTCTTCGCCCTAAAGCGAGAGGTTGTCGAGGGGACCGAACTCAACCCGATAGGCTTCAAGATACTCATGGAGATACTCATCAAGGGGCGCTATAATAAGGTCGTCGAGGTGCCCTTCACCTTCGGCCTGAGGAAGGCCGGCGAGAGCAAGCTGAGCGGAAAGACGATGGTCAGCTACCTCAAGCACGTCTACAGGCTTATGCGCTGGGAAGGTGAGCTGGACAGGATAATCAAGTTCACCCTCGTTGGCCTCTCGGGCGTTCTCGTCAACGAGGGCTTCCTCTGGGCCTTTGTCAACTTCCTGGGCTGGGACAAGATACTCGCCAACATACCCGCGACAGAGCTGGCCATCCTCAACAACTTCACCTGGAACGACCTCTGGACCTTCAAGGACCTCAAGAGAAAGCCCCTCTTGAGGCGCCTCCTGAACTTCCACATAGCCGCGCTCACGGGCGCGGTCGTGCAGTGGGTCATCTACGCGGGCCTTGTGTACATTGGGCTTCACTACCTCATCTCCAACCTCGTGGGCATCGTGGTCTCTTTCACAGTCCGCTTCCTCGTCAACAGGCACGTCACGTGGGGATGA
- a CDS encoding DUF4910 domain-containing protein: protein MRRFLKEAEVFDPNRVLHYIAEISQFHRIQGSKELPEAVRFIREELRIWGISPELYEEVYDGESRYLTLRAPIAWDVVEGKVEVLGKTITTGQSPLVVMAHSPSGSAEGEIVHVAREKDWENVEGKIVLAGKEWREAYRRANEKGAAGFIAYREGTGNAIPYIGLFLTKADLEWARIPAVAVPEGLAKEMIRKLNSGEKVEAKIEVKAQIKEREVLPILYAEIGEPPFILFTAHICHPKPGANDNASGSAMLMELARVLSRLHDGSSRFGFAFLWVPEYYGTQAFVEQYAELEKYYAVINLDMVAGSPDRSGSTVMLVRTPLSRFSIVSGLLEYFLELANEGGKSFSGSPLPRLRLKSFPYEMGSDHDVFNFFGIPSTMPITWPDRFYHSSEDTVDKVSKESIEIIGKAVLATALALAKAEGDELRRFARGYAMKYLGELSREQETEEAERLVMMGLARDSDFLGIESGHRFEEKPWLVWEIKGVVSERFIRERDEKLAEEFKELTGDRKVLAHLHELLMLGELLPKERAFEALKEEYGDVEGEKLERLVIILEKAGVVRFL, encoded by the coding sequence ATGAGGCGCTTTTTGAAGGAAGCCGAAGTTTTTGACCCGAACAGGGTTCTGCACTACATAGCGGAGATAAGCCAGTTCCACAGGATACAGGGCTCAAAGGAACTCCCTGAGGCGGTCAGGTTCATACGGGAGGAACTCCGCATCTGGGGCATCAGTCCGGAGCTTTACGAGGAGGTCTACGATGGTGAGAGCAGGTATCTCACGCTCAGGGCACCAATAGCATGGGACGTTGTTGAGGGAAAGGTGGAAGTTCTCGGAAAGACCATCACAACCGGGCAGAGCCCCCTCGTCGTCATGGCACACTCTCCGAGTGGGAGTGCCGAGGGCGAGATCGTCCACGTGGCGAGGGAGAAAGACTGGGAAAATGTTGAAGGAAAGATAGTCCTGGCCGGGAAGGAGTGGCGCGAGGCTTACCGGCGCGCAAACGAGAAGGGTGCGGCCGGCTTCATCGCCTACCGGGAGGGAACGGGCAACGCCATCCCCTACATCGGGCTTTTTCTGACGAAGGCGGACCTAGAGTGGGCGCGGATTCCTGCCGTGGCCGTTCCTGAGGGCCTTGCTAAGGAGATGATCAGGAAGCTGAACTCCGGGGAGAAGGTGGAGGCGAAGATCGAGGTCAAAGCCCAGATAAAAGAGCGGGAAGTTCTCCCGATACTCTACGCTGAGATAGGGGAGCCGCCTTTCATTCTCTTCACGGCCCACATCTGCCATCCGAAGCCTGGGGCAAACGACAACGCCAGCGGCAGTGCGATGCTGATGGAGCTCGCGAGGGTTCTCAGCAGGCTCCACGACGGCTCTTCTCGCTTCGGCTTTGCCTTCCTCTGGGTTCCGGAGTACTACGGGACGCAGGCCTTCGTTGAGCAGTATGCGGAGCTGGAAAAGTACTACGCCGTTATAAACCTTGATATGGTGGCTGGAAGTCCGGACCGCTCCGGGTCGACGGTGATGCTCGTGAGGACGCCCCTGTCGAGGTTTTCCATCGTTTCGGGCCTGCTCGAGTACTTCCTTGAACTGGCGAACGAGGGAGGAAAGAGCTTCTCTGGCAGTCCTCTTCCGAGGCTCAGGCTCAAGAGTTTCCCCTACGAGATGGGCAGCGACCACGACGTCTTCAACTTCTTTGGGATACCCTCAACGATGCCGATAACCTGGCCTGACCGCTTCTACCACTCGAGCGAGGACACCGTTGACAAGGTGAGCAAGGAGAGCATAGAGATCATCGGAAAAGCAGTTCTTGCAACGGCCCTTGCCCTCGCGAAGGCTGAAGGGGATGAGCTCCGGCGCTTCGCCAGGGGCTACGCCATGAAGTACCTGGGCGAACTCTCACGGGAGCAGGAGACCGAAGAGGCCGAGAGGCTGGTGATGATGGGCCTCGCGAGGGATTCTGATTTTCTCGGCATCGAGAGCGGGCACCGCTTTGAGGAAAAGCCCTGGCTCGTCTGGGAAATCAAGGGCGTGGTCTCGGAGCGTTTCATACGCGAGAGGGATGAAAAGCTAGCTGAGGAGTTCAAGGAGCTGACGGGGGACAGAAAAGTACTGGCGCACCTGCACGAGCTCCTGATGCTTGGGGAGCTCCTTCCGAAGGAGAGGGCCTTTGAGGCCCTGAAGGAGGAGTACGGAGATGTGGAGGGAGAAAAGCTGGAGAGGCTCGTGATCATCCTGGAGAAGGCGGGAGTTGTGAGGTTCCTTTAG
- a CDS encoding transcriptional regulator, translated as MSDVYERLEALLRSLGVKKTELKIYRLLLEKKQPMRITEIQRELGISERSVREHVLSLYRKGILRRTLIEQGWLGYTYSAVSPGEVLDNIKRNLLKRINELEQELKGSRAGEG; from the coding sequence ATGAGTGACGTCTACGAGAGGCTTGAGGCACTGCTGCGTTCGCTGGGGGTGAAGAAGACCGAGCTGAAAATATACAGACTTCTTCTTGAGAAAAAACAACCGATGAGGATAACCGAGATACAGAGAGAGCTCGGCATAAGCGAGCGCTCCGTCAGGGAGCATGTCCTGAGCCTCTACCGTAAGGGCATCCTCAGGAGGACGCTCATCGAACAGGGCTGGCTCGGCTACACTTACAGCGCCGTTTCTCCGGGCGAGGTCCTCGATAACATAAAGCGCAACCTCTTAAAAAGGATAAACGAGCTGGAGCAGGAGCTAAAGGGCTCCAGAGCCGGCGAGGGCTAA
- a CDS encoding metallophosphoesterase, with product MDSFDDLERLSLEMETSHGKTLLIADPHIGFELSRGLRIRTHFEERLAAFVSEKDPDLLVILGDVKEPIGLSFTVKRLLMGFFSDLREIPTVITKGNHDGRIEEVAGKFPHVQVTEHLLLDEELFLHGHTNLQGVEFREAYLGHIHPAYTFKSGGVSRKTKVFVRAGKFLILPTVNPFIEGFDVREGVRMVPFLRGVPSLDLFLPEGVYVGRVQLR from the coding sequence ATGGACTCTTTTGATGACCTTGAGAGGCTCTCCCTGGAGATGGAGACTTCGCATGGAAAGACGCTTCTCATAGCCGACCCGCACATCGGGTTCGAGCTATCGAGGGGACTGAGGATAAGGACACACTTCGAGGAGAGGCTCGCGGCTTTCGTTTCCGAGAAGGACCCAGACCTGCTCGTCATCCTCGGGGACGTGAAGGAGCCAATAGGGCTGAGCTTCACGGTCAAGCGCCTTCTCATGGGCTTCTTCTCGGACCTGCGTGAAATCCCAACGGTGATAACAAAGGGAAACCACGACGGAAGGATAGAGGAGGTCGCCGGAAAGTTCCCCCACGTTCAGGTCACCGAGCACCTCCTGCTGGACGAGGAACTCTTCCTTCACGGGCACACGAACCTGCAGGGGGTGGAGTTCAGGGAGGCGTACCTCGGCCACATTCACCCCGCGTACACGTTCAAGAGCGGGGGTGTCTCGCGGAAGACCAAGGTCTTCGTCCGTGCGGGGAAGTTTCTGATACTCCCAACAGTGAACCCGTTCATAGAGGGCTTTGACGTGAGGGAAGGAGTAAGAATGGTGCCCTTTTTGAGGGGCGTCCCCTCGCTGGACCTCTTTCTGCCGGAAGGGGTTTACGTTGGCAGGGTCCAGCTCCGGTGA
- a CDS encoding nitrilase produces the protein MKVAYVQMRPVFLEPEVNYSRAEELIRIAADKGAKLIVLPELFDTGYNFRSREEVESVAGEIPDGPTTQFLMELSRELGVFIVAGTAEKDENGKLYNSAVITGPIGSGYIGKYRKVHLFHREKLFFEPGNLGFHVFNIGIAKVGVMICFDWFFPESARTLALKGADIIAHPSNLVMPYAPRAMPIRALENRVYTITANRVGEEFGLRFIGKSTIASPKAEVLAMGSEDGEEVGVVEIDLELARNKRINEMNDVFRDRRPEHYSL, from the coding sequence ATGAAGGTCGCCTACGTTCAGATGAGGCCTGTTTTCCTCGAGCCGGAAGTGAACTACTCGAGGGCAGAGGAGCTGATTCGCATAGCGGCCGACAAAGGCGCAAAGCTCATTGTTCTGCCGGAACTCTTCGACACCGGCTACAACTTCAGGAGCAGGGAGGAGGTTGAGAGCGTTGCTGGAGAAATTCCGGATGGTCCAACGACCCAGTTCCTCATGGAGCTCTCGAGGGAGCTTGGGGTGTTCATAGTTGCAGGAACGGCCGAAAAGGATGAGAATGGGAAGCTCTACAACTCCGCCGTCATAACCGGGCCTATAGGAAGCGGATACATTGGAAAGTATCGCAAGGTGCACCTCTTCCACCGCGAGAAGCTCTTCTTCGAGCCCGGTAACCTCGGCTTCCATGTCTTCAACATAGGCATCGCGAAGGTGGGCGTTATGATTTGCTTCGACTGGTTCTTCCCCGAATCGGCGAGGACTTTAGCTTTGAAGGGCGCTGACATTATAGCCCACCCGAGCAACCTCGTGATGCCCTACGCGCCGAGGGCCATGCCTATAAGGGCTTTGGAGAACAGGGTTTACACGATAACCGCCAACAGGGTTGGCGAGGAGTTCGGGCTGAGGTTCATAGGCAAGAGCACGATAGCCTCACCGAAGGCGGAGGTTTTAGCCATGGGCAGCGAGGACGGGGAGGAGGTCGGCGTGGTGGAAATAGACCTCGAACTCGCGAGAAACAAGAGAATAAACGAGATGAACGACGTCTTTAGGGACAGGCGGCCGGAGCACTACTCACTTTGA
- a CDS encoding class I SAM-dependent methyltransferase, with amino-acid sequence MSLEELYRHINWRMNPGDGRARERFGELLKFFESLEWLPRNGRVLDLCAGTGIAGVALAKATGAKLLTVLDARSDDLELAREWLEVAGINPELRTVQGDAREAAKLAGEHDVAVLWGYTMPHFDPFDAVKLFANVALVLSDDGVFMIEDMDRVYWILYRAGYREFLIEGRKGDHTIASMHEGYDILRGTFKRGYYLLPGFRKVSTVDFHYWDIATQLAIGSVFFREYELIGREEHGVGGVGKILVFKKPDKKVAELKVSSAPAACP; translated from the coding sequence ATGTCTCTCGAGGAACTCTACCGCCACATAAACTGGCGGATGAACCCGGGTGACGGGAGGGCCAGGGAGCGGTTTGGAGAGTTGTTGAAGTTCTTCGAGTCCCTTGAGTGGCTCCCCCGGAACGGAAGGGTCCTCGACCTCTGCGCCGGCACGGGGATAGCCGGAGTTGCCCTGGCGAAGGCTACCGGTGCAAAGCTCCTAACGGTTTTAGATGCGAGAAGCGATGACCTCGAGCTTGCCCGCGAGTGGCTTGAGGTGGCGGGCATAAACCCGGAGCTCAGAACGGTTCAGGGGGACGCGAGGGAAGCTGCCAAACTCGCAGGCGAGCATGACGTAGCGGTTCTCTGGGGTTACACGATGCCGCACTTCGACCCCTTTGACGCTGTAAAACTGTTCGCGAACGTCGCACTTGTCCTCAGCGACGACGGGGTCTTCATGATAGAGGACATGGATAGGGTCTACTGGATACTTTACAGGGCCGGTTACCGAGAGTTCCTGATTGAGGGGCGCAAGGGCGACCATACGATAGCCTCGATGCACGAGGGCTACGACATCCTTAGAGGCACGTTCAAACGGGGCTACTACCTCCTCCCGGGCTTCAGGAAGGTAAGCACCGTGGATTTCCACTACTGGGACATAGCGACGCAGCTGGCCATTGGAAGCGTCTTCTTCAGGGAGTACGAACTCATAGGGCGCGAGGAACACGGGGTTGGGGGTGTTGGGAAGATCCTCGTCTTCAAAAAACCGGATAAAAAGGTGGCGGAGCTCAAAGTGAGTAGTGCTCCGGCCGCCTGTCCCTAA
- a CDS encoding sigma factor-like helix-turn-helix DNA-binding protein, which translates to MLRLPEGMERVWLMRAKGMREVEIAETLGISRQAVNKALKDARVKLFEAFFGLAEVFSWDVVRVNAEKGFMVARGKCGDENVRVYAFYLPGRGIRAFFNGEFPEYILQHAISIGLIWKKERAELVKVLEG; encoded by the coding sequence ATGCTCAGACTCCCTGAGGGCATGGAACGCGTCTGGCTCATGAGAGCTAAAGGAATGCGCGAGGTTGAGATAGCCGAGACCCTCGGGATATCGAGGCAGGCCGTAAACAAGGCATTGAAGGATGCCCGGGTCAAGCTCTTTGAAGCGTTCTTTGGCCTTGCCGAGGTCTTCTCGTGGGACGTGGTGAGGGTCAACGCCGAGAAGGGCTTCATGGTGGCGAGGGGGAAGTGCGGCGATGAGAACGTTCGCGTTTACGCCTTCTACCTCCCGGGAAGGGGGATAAGGGCCTTCTTCAACGGCGAGTTTCCGGAATACATTCTCCAACACGCGATTAGCATCGGCCTTATATGGAAGAAGGAAAGGGCTGAACTGGTGAAGGTCCTCGAGGGATGA
- a CDS encoding SdpI family protein, producing MEFQTAFEVFIGLTLLAAGLLTLAFRNRQNPFIGVRIGYTYMSKEAWRKANTAGGLFFVGFSLFLVIMAIAGASIGAFLIVLIVGVLAGVGVSVAVAKRTYELEELSEEAPEKPTGERIEANIKPYLLV from the coding sequence GTGGAGTTTCAAACCGCCTTTGAGGTTTTCATAGGCCTGACCCTCCTAGCTGCAGGCCTCTTAACCCTGGCCTTCCGGAACAGACAGAACCCCTTTATTGGGGTTAGGATAGGCTACACTTACATGTCGAAAGAAGCGTGGCGGAAGGCAAACACGGCTGGAGGGCTGTTCTTCGTGGGGTTTTCCCTCTTTCTCGTCATCATGGCCATTGCAGGGGCTTCAATAGGGGCTTTTCTCATCGTCCTCATCGTCGGGGTCCTTGCCGGCGTGGGTGTATCCGTGGCTGTGGCCAAGAGAACGTACGAGCTTGAAGAACTCTCGGAGGAAGCCCCAGAAAAACCCACGGGGGAGAGAATAGAGGCGAACATAAAGCCCTACCTGCTCGTGTAG
- a CDS encoding PadR family transcriptional regulator, with amino-acid sequence MLGNPKEKALKKLRKELRSGLYSYLILSILEREGELHGYAIRKRLGELSGGRLVPSEGALYDILKGLKKLGLVEDEWAEADGRPRKYYRLTELGREVLGELRDEIRETVMVVEKVNGGW; translated from the coding sequence TTGCTCGGAAACCCGAAGGAGAAGGCCCTCAAGAAGCTCCGAAAGGAACTCCGCTCCGGCCTTTACTCCTACTTAATTCTTTCCATTCTAGAAAGGGAGGGCGAACTGCACGGCTACGCGATAAGGAAGAGGCTCGGCGAGCTTAGCGGTGGGAGGCTCGTCCCGAGTGAAGGGGCTTTGTACGACATCCTGAAGGGACTTAAAAAGCTCGGCCTTGTGGAGGACGAGTGGGCCGAAGCGGACGGAAGGCCGAGGAAGTACTACCGCCTCACCGAGCTTGGGAGGGAGGTTTTGGGGGAGCTTAGGGATGAAATCAGGGAGACCGTGATGGTCGTAGAGAAGGTGAACGGGGGATGGTAG
- a CDS encoding YhfC family intramembrane metalloprotease: MYPFPFTILGALLAWATVYAVGFRKQRWAEFILGLAAFFLAMIVQNPVQQLPLLGIGIRSNADVVARGTAFTVAVALWLGLAAGFVQEGVKYYLVRERRLREAVFVGLGFGVTEAVVIAIATAIPLITRGLSPEVPLLNALVSMGERYFTTLFHVGTAVLLAYYAQKGLGKRGLLYMIGLHTVLDTGAAYFQLAFFMEPRPVHTLNVLAYFLEAAVAVVGILVFAYGALKALSEPEVEERPIW; the protein is encoded by the coding sequence ATGTACCCGTTCCCATTTACCATTCTGGGGGCCTTACTCGCCTGGGCGACGGTTTATGCAGTCGGTTTCAGAAAGCAGAGGTGGGCCGAGTTCATTCTGGGTCTGGCAGCGTTTTTCCTTGCGATGATAGTCCAGAACCCGGTTCAGCAGCTCCCCCTCCTGGGGATCGGCATCAGGTCAAACGCGGACGTTGTGGCGAGGGGAACGGCCTTCACGGTTGCTGTGGCACTCTGGCTTGGATTAGCCGCTGGCTTTGTCCAGGAGGGCGTTAAGTACTACCTCGTCAGGGAGAGAAGGCTCCGTGAGGCCGTCTTCGTTGGCCTCGGCTTTGGCGTGACTGAGGCAGTTGTGATAGCCATCGCCACAGCCATTCCATTGATCACCCGCGGGCTCTCACCGGAAGTGCCCCTTCTGAACGCCCTCGTTTCCATGGGCGAGCGCTATTTCACGACCCTCTTCCACGTAGGAACCGCGGTTCTTTTAGCCTACTACGCCCAAAAAGGCCTGGGAAAGAGGGGACTCCTTTACATGATTGGCCTCCACACGGTACTTGACACAGGTGCGGCATACTTCCAGCTGGCATTCTTTATGGAGCCCCGGCCCGTTCACACGTTAAACGTCCTAGCCTACTTCCTGGAGGCCGCCGTTGCGGTTGTTGGAATCCTAGTGTTTGCTTACGGGGCGTTAAAGGCACTCAGTGAGCCAGAAGTGGAAGAAAGGCCCATATGGTGA
- a CDS encoding YbjQ family protein gives METIEDVIVVTTEAIPGYRIVEVKGIARGGIVKATHLGRDIMAVLRNIKGGEVKEYTEMMAEAREEALRRMVLHAKEMGANAVVDVRFATSNVGSSVAEVYAYGTAVVVEKE, from the coding sequence ATGGAGACCATTGAAGATGTTATTGTTGTCACCACAGAGGCAATCCCCGGCTACAGGATAGTCGAGGTCAAGGGCATTGCCAGAGGGGGCATCGTCAAGGCAACCCATCTTGGGAGGGACATAATGGCCGTCCTCAGGAACATCAAGGGCGGTGAAGTCAAAGAGTACACTGAGATGATGGCCGAGGCGAGGGAAGAAGCTTTGAGAAGAATGGTGCTTCACGCCAAGGAGATGGGGGCCAACGCGGTCGTTGACGTCCGCTTTGCCACTTCAAACGTCGGTTCGAGCGTCGCGGAGGTCTACGCCTACGGAACGGCCGTCGTCGTCGAGAAGGAGTGA
- the dph2 gene encoding diphthamide biosynthesis enzyme Dph2, with protein MHEIPFEEILQRLLDLKANRVLIQTPEGLKGEAQALADFLERNGIEAIISGDINYGACDPADTEAKRLGCGALIHLGHSYMALHLEVPTLFVPAFAKVDVVPALERNIEEIKKLGKKIALVTTTQHIHQLERARTFLEENGFEVLVGKGDSRVSWPGQVLGCNFSAARVNADGVLFIGAGYFHPIGLAISTRKPTLAVNPYSGDAIWMDKEAERLIRKRWAQIAKAMDAERFGVITSTKKGQLRLAEAKRVVKLLREHGKYAKLIAMNHISYPALEGFDFDAYVVVACPRVPIDDYENWRKPVLTPREVEILLGLRDDYEFDEILGVERKEDEPPGISVKGL; from the coding sequence ATGCATGAGATACCTTTTGAGGAGATACTTCAAAGGCTTCTCGATCTTAAAGCTAACCGTGTTCTCATTCAGACTCCAGAGGGCCTGAAGGGGGAGGCACAGGCATTAGCGGACTTCCTTGAGAGGAATGGGATAGAGGCGATAATAAGCGGCGACATCAACTACGGCGCCTGTGACCCGGCTGATACAGAGGCCAAAAGGCTCGGCTGCGGCGCCCTTATCCATCTAGGCCACAGCTACATGGCGCTCCACCTCGAGGTTCCGACGCTCTTCGTGCCGGCCTTCGCGAAGGTCGACGTCGTTCCAGCCCTCGAGCGGAACATTGAAGAGATTAAAAAGCTCGGGAAGAAAATAGCGCTTGTAACAACGACCCAGCACATCCACCAGCTTGAAAGGGCGAGGACGTTCTTGGAAGAGAACGGTTTTGAAGTCCTCGTTGGGAAAGGCGACTCTCGCGTCAGCTGGCCTGGACAGGTTCTCGGCTGCAACTTCTCTGCCGCGAGGGTCAATGCCGATGGGGTTTTATTCATTGGAGCGGGTTATTTCCACCCGATAGGCCTTGCAATCTCAACGAGAAAGCCCACACTCGCGGTAAATCCCTACTCGGGCGATGCAATATGGATGGACAAAGAAGCTGAACGGCTCATCAGGAAGCGCTGGGCGCAGATAGCGAAGGCTATGGACGCGGAACGCTTTGGCGTAATCACGAGTACCAAGAAGGGACAGTTAAGGCTTGCGGAGGCGAAGCGCGTGGTAAAGCTCCTCCGCGAGCACGGGAAGTACGCTAAGCTGATAGCGATGAACCACATAAGCTACCCGGCTTTGGAGGGCTTTGACTTCGATGCCTATGTCGTCGTCGCCTGCCCGAGGGTCCCGATAGATGACTACGAAAACTGGAGGAAGCCGGTGCTCACGCCGAGGGAGGTCGAGATACTCCTCGGCCTGCGCGATGACTACGAGTTCGACGAAATACTCGGCGTTGAACGAAAGGAAGATGAACCGCCTGGGATATCTGTTAAGGGGTTGTGA
- a CDS encoding NitrOD5 domain-containing protein: protein MSEFHSEINRGMVVATARELLTKFGPHFLVAVEAYLKAKYGETLELAGRDPELFYDAVKDLFGEFAAVMFLQSLVRELHLSVEEESEEGLLKALKSYVGE from the coding sequence TTGAGTGAGTTCCACTCCGAGATAAACAGGGGGATGGTTGTCGCCACCGCCAGGGAACTCCTCACCAAGTTTGGCCCCCACTTCTTAGTTGCCGTGGAGGCGTACCTGAAGGCAAAATACGGGGAAACCCTTGAGCTCGCCGGGAGGGATCCGGAGCTCTTCTACGACGCCGTCAAGGACCTCTTCGGGGAGTTCGCGGCCGTGATGTTCCTCCAGAGCCTGGTGAGGGAGCTCCACCTTAGTGTTGAAGAGGAGAGTGAGGAAGGCCTCCTAAAGGCCCTGAAGAGCTACGTGGGTGAGTGA
- a CDS encoding ATPase domain-containing protein — translation MKIIPTGIESLDRALSGGFNRGSTVLIAGNPGAGKTHLMLHVLYNNMKRGLKGAYISFAETKKQFYEGALNQGIDLREMEEKGLFRFYDMLTLPKDEFEDFVDYLVTDLVDWKPDIVVFDSITVFGQVFGEIHLRAFLHSIVGRLVNALNMLVFLIDEIPYGGKGIGFGIEEFVADGVIVLEMEKYGEIIRRYMRIPKMRNRPLERYSYEYVITDKGIEVFAVPELEFVEEEKRRERIRTNIPGFDDLLGGGLYEGSITLLAGPTGSGKTILALNIAANLSKAGKRVLYIAFEETAEGLRDAKEKLGLEGEFKILSLVPEAKTPVEYYVMIKSLVERENADVLIIDSLSAMQAHMNEEEFTKALRYLQLLSKERALTLVLTYTGAGWEKMVRTGFSTLVDNLVFLMYTFPKAIGETLERAIIVLKSRRSKSDPTLRRFTIGEGGIRIE, via the coding sequence ATGAAAATCATACCAACGGGCATAGAGAGCCTTGACAGGGCTTTGAGCGGCGGTTTCAACAGGGGTTCGACGGTTTTAATAGCCGGAAACCCCGGGGCGGGTAAGACCCACCTTATGCTCCACGTTCTCTACAACAACATGAAGAGGGGCCTAAAGGGAGCCTACATCTCCTTCGCCGAGACCAAGAAGCAGTTCTATGAGGGTGCGCTGAACCAGGGGATAGACCTCAGGGAGATGGAGGAAAAGGGCCTCTTCAGGTTCTACGACATGCTCACCCTGCCGAAGGATGAGTTTGAGGACTTCGTGGACTACCTCGTCACCGATCTGGTGGACTGGAAACCGGACATAGTCGTTTTCGACTCCATAACTGTTTTCGGCCAGGTTTTTGGTGAGATACACCTCAGGGCCTTCCTGCACTCGATAGTGGGCAGACTCGTGAACGCGCTCAACATGCTCGTTTTCCTTATCGACGAGATACCCTACGGTGGAAAGGGTATAGGTTTTGGCATCGAGGAGTTCGTGGCGGACGGGGTTATAGTCCTTGAGATGGAGAAGTACGGCGAGATAATTCGGCGCTACATGAGGATACCCAAGATGCGCAACAGGCCCCTTGAGCGCTACTCATACGAGTACGTGATTACAGATAAGGGCATAGAGGTCTTCGCCGTTCCAGAGCTTGAGTTTGTGGAAGAGGAGAAGAGAAGAGAGCGCATCAGGACGAACATACCCGGCTTCGATGACTTACTCGGGGGCGGCCTCTACGAGGGTAGCATAACGCTTCTTGCTGGCCCAACAGGTTCAGGAAAGACGATACTGGCCCTCAACATAGCCGCGAACCTCTCGAAGGCAGGAAAGAGAGTCCTCTACATAGCCTTCGAGGAAACTGCTGAGGGGCTAAGGGATGCAAAGGAGAAGCTGGGCCTCGAAGGTGAGTTCAAAATACTCTCCCTGGTGCCAGAGGCAAAGACTCCGGTTGAGTACTACGTTATGATAAAGTCCCTCGTGGAGCGAGAAAATGCCGACGTGCTCATAATAGACTCCCTGTCCGCGATGCAGGCTCACATGAACGAGGAGGAGTTCACCAAGGCCCTCCGCTACCTCCAGCTCCTATCAAAGGAGCGCGCTCTAACTCTCGTCCTAACGTACACCGGTGCAGGATGGGAAAAAATGGTGAGGACCGGGTTCAGCACCCTCGTTGACAACCTGGTGTTCCTCATGTACACCTTCCCCAAGGCAATAGGGGAGACGCTTGAGCGCGCGATCATAGTCCTGAAGAGCAGGCGCTCGAAGAGCGACCCAACGCTGAGGCGCTTCACGATAGGGGAAGGGGGGATAAGGATTGAGTGA